In Bradyrhizobium symbiodeficiens, the genomic stretch TCGACGTCATGGAGGCGCCGCCCGCCAATGCGCAGAATTCGGCGACGCCGTTCAAGGACGTCGTCGATCTCGCCACGGTGATCGCGCGCGCCAAGGGGCTTGCGCCTGACCACGCGGACGCCGCGGGCCGCATCAGCCTCGGGCTGTTCTTTGCCGAGACCAACGGCAAGCAGAACGTCCGCAACGGCCGCTCGAACACCTATATGGGCAGCTTCCAGACCGGCCCGTCCGAAGACCGCAACGGCCATAGAAAATGGCAGGCCATCAAGGGCGAGATCGCCGCGATCGATCCGCACCTGAGCGCGCGCGATGACAAGGAGGAGGCCCGCGCCCGCGGCACCGATCACCGCTTCAACCACTGGACCAACGTGCGCGACGGCCTGATGAACGCGCACGCGGATGTGTTCCGTGAGATTCCCGGAATCGTGAAGACGCTGCCCGACCCGATCGACCAGATGAAGCTGTTCGAGCTGATCCAGATCGTGCCGACCCCGACGCGCGCGGCGCTCAAGTCCGGCGACCTCCTGAACTACAGGGTGTCGAGCCCCACGATCATGAAGCACCTGCGCAACAACAGCATCTTTGCGTTCGGGCAGGCCGACCGGGCGAAAACCTCGGCCAGCTACCGCGAGATCCTCGCGGCGATGTGGCTGTTCAACCGCAAGTTCGAGAAAGCGATGGCGAAATACGCGGAGATCAGGGGCGCTGACGGAGTTGCACCCACAATCCGTAATTGTATGATTGCGCGATCTGGCTCGCAGCACGGACCGTCACATGCGCATCCTCATTCTCGGCGGCAGCCAGTTTCTCGGGCGAGCAGTCGCAGCCCGAGCCTGTGCAGTCGGACACGACGTGACCTGCGCTGCTCGCGGTGTCGCAGGACCCATCGCGGCGGGCGCGCACTTCGTGATGATCGACCGCGACGCGGCCGACGGGCTTGCACCGCTCGCGGGCGAAACGTTCGATGCCGTGGTCGACGTCTCGCGATATCCCGGCCAGGTCCGCCGCGCCGTCGCGGCGCTGAAGCGGCCGGGCGTACATTGGACCTTCGTTTCCACGATCAGCGTATATGCGGACAACCGGATACCGGGACAACGCGCCGATACGGCGCCGCTGCGCGAACCCGTTGCCGCGGAGATCGAACACAGCACCGACGCCATCTATGGCGCCGCCAAGGTCGCCTGCGAACAGGCGGTCGGAAACGATTCCTTCATCTGCCGCGCCGGCCTGATCGCCGGGCCGGAAGACCCGACGGGGCGCTTCGCCTATTGGCCGACACGGCTTGCGCGCGGCGGTGAGGTACTGGCCCCGGGATCGCCTGACGATGCCGTCCAGTTCATCGACGTGCGCGATCTCGCGCAATGGATCGTGCACGCGGCTGAGGTTCGCCTCACCGGCATCTATGACGGGATTGGACCGATACGCAAGCGCGGCGAATTTCTGGCCGAATGCGCAGCCGCGCTCAACGCGTCCTGCACGTTCACCTGGATCGATCGTGAGTTTCTCGAGGCCCACGACGTGCGGCGCTGGGCAGGTCCGCGGTCATTGCCGATGTGGCTGCCTTTGCCCGACTTCGCTGGTTTCCAGACGCGCGACACCTCACCGGCCCGCGAGGCCGGGCTGACTTCACGACCGCCGGGAGAGACAGCGCGCGATACACTGCATTGGCTGCGCGAAAGCCACGGACCAGTGATCGGGCTCAGCTCCGATGAAGAAAGCGCGGTGCTTTCAGCGTGGCATGTGCGCAACGCAGCCGCGACCGGGACCTAGCCGGATCACAAGCAAGCCAGCTGACGGACCTATTCCGTCCGGATCGGCGAATCCTTCAAACCATTGTCGTCGTAGGCCTTGCGCAGTGTGCCGTTGGTCGTGGCTTCGGTCATGAATGTGGTGACGAACGCCAGCGTCTCCTTGTGGCCGAGCGGCACGGCGACGGCGGTCACCGTCTTCTTGAACGTCTCGTCCAGCACCTTTGTCCCTGGAATCTTCTGCGCCATCTTGTTGAGCTGATCGCGCGACAATGCGAAGGCGTCGATCTCGCCGCTCTTGAGCAGCCCGAAGATCTCGTCATAGGTCTGATAGCCCGTGACCTCGGCATGCTTCAGATGCGCGATGGCACCGCGCATGGTGGTCGTCGCGTTGACGGCCGCCACCATGACGCCTAGTTGGTCGAGCGTCGCGAAATTGGTGATGTTCGAGCCGGGCCTGACGATGTAGGTGGCGTCCGCGACCTCGTAGATCGGGCCGAACATCATCCTGGTCTCGCGCTCGGGATCTTTGGGCAGCCACGTGACGTCCCAAGTGCCTTTGCCGGCCGCATCGGTGATCTGCCCGGAATTCTGGTGCGCGACATATTCGACGGGGACGCCGAGCTGGGCGGCCATCGCCTTGCCGAGATCGACGGGCACGCCGGCATAGCCGGCTTCGGTCTTGGTCGACCAGAACGCCCCGCCTGCGGGGCTGATGGCGATCGCGACCCGCAGTCTGCCGGTCGGTGCGATCTCGTCCTTCAGACCGTCTGCTAGCGCCGGCATGGCGACCATCGCTGCGAGACCGAGGCCGGCAAGAGCCGATCGGAGGGACGTGGGCATGTCATGGTCTCCTCACCTTTTCTTCTTGGCTTTTCCCGGCTGGCTCACGCGGCCTTTGAGACGATTGTGGTCGATCGTGCGTCCGGTGAAAAGCGGTTTGTCATGACAAATCTGTTGAAGGCCACACCGCCCTGTGCCGCGCAAGGCCAGCAACTGCCATGGCTATGGTGTTCCACGGCCGGACATTTGTTGATAGCCTGCCGCACCGACAGACGATACTCGGGGGCTACCGAATGACCTCATCGAATCCCGCATCTCCCGCACGGCGCAATGGAGCGTGGAGACAGGCCGGACGGACACTGGCCGCCGTTGCGGCCATGGTCGCGCTGGCGGGCTGCGAGGACAAGAACACGTTCGTGGCGCCGCCGCCGCCCAAGGTGGACGTGGCAACGCCGGTGCAGCGCGCCGTGACGCGCTACATCGAGGCCACCGGCAACACCGCGCCGGTCAAGAGCGTCGACCTCGTCGCGCGGGTGCAAGGCTTCCTGCAATCGATCGACTATCAGGACGGCAGCTTCGTCAAGCAGGGCACCCAGCTGTTCACGATCGAGCCGGAGACCTATAAGCTGAAGCTGGAGCAGGCGCAGGCGGCCGAGGCCGGCGCGCAGGCCTCGGTCCGGCAGACGGAAGCCGATTACAAACGACAGGCCGATCTGGTGCAGCGCCAAGCGGTCTCGCAAGCCACGCTCGACACGTCGACTTCGAATCGCGACAACGCGCAAGCCAATCTCCAGCAGGCGCAAGCCAACACCAAGCTCGCCGAGGTCAATTACGGCTACACCAAGGTGACGGCGCCGTTCGACGGCATCGTCAGCGCCCACATGGTCTCGATCGGCGAGCTCGTCGGCGTCTCCTCGCCGACCCAGCTCGCCACCATCGTCGCGATGGACCCGATCTATGTGAACTTCACCGTCAACGAGCAGGACGTGCTGCGCATCCGCGCCGAAGCGACCCGTCGTGGGCTAACCCCGGCCAACCTCAAGCAGTTTCCGATCCAGATCGGCCTTCAGACCGAAACCGGCTATCCGCACGAGGGCCACCTCGACTACGTCGCGCCGACCCTCAATCAATCGACCGGCACGCTGGCGGTGCGCGGCCTCATGCCCAACGACAAGCGGGTGCTGCTGCCCGGCTATTTCGTCCGCGTCCGCGTGCCCTTCGACCAGGAGAAGAGCGCCCTGCTCGTTCCTGATACGGCGCTCGGCAGCGACCAGGGCGGCCGTTATCTGCTGGTAGTCAACGGCGACAACGTCGTCGAGCAGCGCAAGGTGCAGATCGGCCCGGTCGACAACGGGCTGCGCGTCATCGAGGACGGCCTGAAGCCGGAGGACCGCGTCGTTATCGCGGGGCTTCTGCGGGTGATCCCGGGCCAGAAGATCGATCCGCAGGTGACGAAGATCGAGCAGCCGCAAGCCTCGAACAAGTAAGGGGCCGCAACCATGATCTCGAAGTTCTTCATCGAGCGGCCGGTCCTCTCGAACGTCATCGCGCTCTTGATGATCCTGATCGGCGGCGTCGCGCTGTTCAATCTCGCCATCGCGCAATACCCTGACGTGGTGCCGCCGACCGTGCAGGTCACCACCCGCTATCCCGGCGCCAGCGCCAAGACCGTGATCGACACCGTCGCGCTGCCGATCGAGCAGCAGGTCAACGGCGTCGAGGACATGCTCTACATGCAGTCCTACAGCGGCTCCGACGGCACCTATACGCTGACCGTGACCTTCAAGATTGGCACCGACCTCAATTTCGCGCAGGTGCTGGTGCAGAACCGCGTCTCCAGCGCGTTGTCGCAACTGCCGAGCGCCGTGCAGAATCAGGGCGTCACCGTGCAGAAGCGGTCGACATCGATCCTGCTGTTCGTGACGCTGACCTCGCCGGACTCAAAATTCGACAGCCTCTATTTGAGCAACTACGCCACGATCAACATCCGCGACGAGCTTTCGCGCCTGCCCGGCGTCGGAAACGTCACGGTGTTCGGTGCCGGCCAGTATTCGATGCGGGTCTGGCTCGATCCCAACAAGCTGCAGGTCCGGGGCCTGGTTCCGCAGGACGTCATCAACGCGATCCAGCAGCAGAGCCAGCAGGTCTCCGCCGGCCAGATCGGTGCGCCGCCGACGCCGCCAGGCCAGGCGTTCCAGTACACGCTCAACGTCAACGGACGGCTCGACGACACCAGCCAGTTCGAGAACATCATCGTCAAGACCGGCACCAGCGGCGACGTCACGCGCGTCCGCGACGTCGGCTGGGTTGAGCTCGGCGCGCAGACCTACAGCCAGATCTTCTCGCTCAACAAGCAGCCCGCCGTCGGCATCGGCGTGTTCCAGTCGCCAGGCGCCAACGCGCTCCAGGTCGAGCAGGCCGTCGAGAAAAAGATGGCAGACCTCGCCAAGCGATTCCCCGAAGGCATCAAGTACGACACGCCGTTCGACACCACCAAATTCGTCGAGGCCTCGGTGCACGAGGTCTACATGACGCTGATCGAGGCCGGCCTACTGGTGCTGGTCGTGATTCTTGTCTTCCTGCAGGACTGGCGCGCGATGCTGGTGCCGGCGACCACCGTGCCTGTCACCATCATCGGCGCCTTTGCCGCGATGGCGGCGCTCGGCTTCACCATCAACATGTCGACGCTGTTTGCGATCGTGCTGGCGATCGGCATCGTGGTCGACGACGCCATCGTCGTGGTGGAAGGCGCCGCCCACAACATCGAGCAGGGCATGAACGGCCACGACGCCGCGATCAAGGCGATGGACCAGCTGTTCGCACCGATCGTCGGCATCACCCTGGTGCTGATCTCGGTGTTCCTGCCGGCCTCGTTCCTCGCCGGGCTGACCGGACGC encodes the following:
- a CDS encoding transporter substrate-binding domain-containing protein, yielding MPTSLRSALAGLGLAAMVAMPALADGLKDEIAPTGRLRVAIAISPAGGAFWSTKTEAGYAGVPVDLGKAMAAQLGVPVEYVAHQNSGQITDAAGKGTWDVTWLPKDPERETRMMFGPIYEVADATYIVRPGSNITNFATLDQLGVMVAAVNATTTMRGAIAHLKHAEVTGYQTYDEIFGLLKSGEIDAFALSRDQLNKMAQKIPGTKVLDETFKKTVTAVAVPLGHKETLAFVTTFMTEATTNGTLRKAYDDNGLKDSPIRTE
- a CDS encoding efflux RND transporter periplasmic adaptor subunit; the encoded protein is MTSSNPASPARRNGAWRQAGRTLAAVAAMVALAGCEDKNTFVAPPPPKVDVATPVQRAVTRYIEATGNTAPVKSVDLVARVQGFLQSIDYQDGSFVKQGTQLFTIEPETYKLKLEQAQAAEAGAQASVRQTEADYKRQADLVQRQAVSQATLDTSTSNRDNAQANLQQAQANTKLAEVNYGYTKVTAPFDGIVSAHMVSIGELVGVSSPTQLATIVAMDPIYVNFTVNEQDVLRIRAEATRRGLTPANLKQFPIQIGLQTETGYPHEGHLDYVAPTLNQSTGTLAVRGLMPNDKRVLLPGYFVRVRVPFDQEKSALLVPDTALGSDQGGRYLLVVNGDNVVEQRKVQIGPVDNGLRVIEDGLKPEDRVVIAGLLRVIPGQKIDPQVTKIEQPQASNK